The genomic DNA AAGCCCGAGAAGCATTGCGACAAGCGCCGCGACGTAAAAGACAGGCCTCTTGCTCTTAGCGTATTCGCAGTAGGACAGAAGCCCCGCGAGAAAGAAGAACCCCGCCAGCACGTCTTTTCGTTCCGCGACCCAAGCTACCGATTCGGCGCGCAGAGGGTGGATCGCCCACAGAGCCGCCGCAAAAAAGCTTTTCAACCCAGAACCCGTGGCCCGGTAAAGAAAAGCGAAGAGCAGAAGGGTATTTAAAAGATGGAGAAAGGTGTTGGTGAAGTGAAAACCAGAAGGTTTCAAGCCGAAAAACTCAACGTCGGCCATGTAGGAAAGCAGGGTCACGGGCATGTAGCCCGAAAACTGGATTGAGGTAAAAACTTCTTTTATTCCCGAAAAGGTAAGGCCCTCTTTGACGACGGAGTGAAGAACTGTGTAGTTGAGATCGTCGAGGTTGATAAGCTCAAACCCCGTCGTCTGCCAAAAGACCGCCAGCACCAGCGCCGCTAGCAGGGCCGCGAAGATCGCCGTCGAGTATTTTTTAAAGGTCATGGTTTCATTCCAAATTATCCGGCATGGTGAGTCAAGCGCAAACCGTAATGCGCCCTACCCCGCCTCGATCTTGAGCGCCGCGAGGAGGAGTTTTCTGGTGTAGGGGTGCTCCGGCTCCTCAAAGACCTTTTTGGCGGGGCCTTTTTCGACGATGAGACCGTCTTTCATTACGACTATCTCGTCGGCGAGCGCCCTGACTACTTTCAGATCGTGGGAGATGAAGAGGTAGGTGAGGCCGAGGCGCTTTTTGAGGCCGCGCAAAAGCTCGACGAGCTTCGCCTGCACCGAGCGGTCGAGCGCCGAGGTGGGCTCGTCGAGGATGAGCACCGAGGGCTTGAGCACGAGCGCCCGAGCTATCGCTATCCTCTGCCGCTGCCCGCCGGAAAACTCATGCGGGTAGCGAAACCTGCTGGCCGGGTCCATCCCCACCTGTTCGAGCGCCTCGACGACCAGCGCGTCCCTCTCTTCCGGGGTGGCTCCGATGTTGTGGACGAGGAGCCCCTCTTCGATTATCTCCCTTGCCGAGAGGCGCGGCGAAAGGCTGCCGAAGGGGTCCTGAAAGACTATCTGGATCTCCCGCCGGAGAGGCCGAAGCTCTCTTCGCCCAAGCGCGTCAATCCTGCGGCCTCCAAGGGTTATCGCCCCCTCGGAGCTAAGGAGCCGCGAGAGGGCGAGGGCGAGGGTGGTCTTGCCGGAGCCGGATTCGCCTACGATGCCCAGCGTGTGTCCGCGCCGCACCTCCACGTCCACCTCCTCAACCGCCTTTACGTACCCCGCGACCTTCCGGAAAAACCCCTTCTTTATCGGGAACCAGACTTTAACTTTCTCGCCGGAGATTACGATATCGGAGTCCGGGGGCGGCTCGTCGGGGTTGAACCCCAGCTCCGAGGAGAGGAGCTTTTGCGTGTAGGGATGGCGGGGGGAGGCGAAGACGTTGGCGGTTTTGCCTTCCTCGACGATCTCGCCGCCGGTCATCACGGCTACCCTGTCGGCGAACCGCTCCACGATGCCGAGATCGTGGGTGATGATGAGCACCGCCATGCCGAAGCGCTTCTGGAGGTCTTTTAAAAGGTTCAGTATCTGCGCCTGAATGGTCACGTCGAGCGCGGTGGTCGGCTCGTCGGCTATGAGGAGGTCCGGCTCGTTGGCCAGCGCCATCGCGATCATAACCCGCTGGCGCTGGCCTCCGGATAACTCGTGGGGGAAGGCGTCGATCTTCGTCTCAGGGTCGGGGATGCCGACGAGGGAGAGAAGTTCGAGCGATTTTCGTCTCGCCTCCCCGGGGCGCATCCCCCGGTGGATGACCAGGGTCTCGCTTATCTGCCTCCCGACGCGGTGGAGGGGGTTCAGGGAGGTCATCGGCTCCTGAAAGACCATGCCGATGCGCCCGCCGCGCACCTTTTGAAGCCGCTCCTGCGGCGCTTTCAGGATATCCTCGCCATCGAAGAGTATCTCGCCCGAGGGGTGGCTCGCCTGCGCGTAGGGCAGAAGTTTCAGTATCGAGAGGGCGGAGACCGATTTGCCGGAGCCCGATTCGCCCACAAGCGCCAGCGTCTCCCCCTTTTTCAGGGAGAAGGAGACTTTCCTGACCGCCACGACCTCGCCGTAGGGGGTGTGAAAGCTGACGGAGAGGTCTTTTACCTCCAGAAGGGGCGCGGTCACGCTTTACCCACGGTTTGAAGCAGCTCTTCGTTTTCCGCCGTGGTGTTGGGGATGGATTTTCGGGCGTCGAAGGCGTCGCGGGCGGCCTCGCCGATGAAAATCAGGAGCGAGAGGGTGAAGGCCAGCAGGACGAAGGAGGTTATCCCAAGCCAGGGGGCCTGGAGGTTCGCCTTCCCCTGATTAAGTATCTCGCCGAGCGAGGGGGAGCCGGGGGGCATGCCGAAGCCGAGAAAATCCAGCGAGGTGAGGGTGGTTATCGAACTGGTCAGGATGAAGGGCAGGAAGGTTATCGTCGCCACCATCGCGTTGGGGAGGACGTGACGCCATATTATCACCGCGTCCGAGACGCCCAGCGCCCTCGCGGCCCGCACGTAGTCGAAGTTGCGGGCCCGCAAAAACTCCGCGCGGACGATGCCCACCAGCCCCATCCAGCTGAAGAGGAGCATCAGCCCCAGCAGGAGGAGGAAGTTGGGCTCCACCACCGAAGAGAGGATTATCAGCAGGTAGAGGACGGGCAGCCCCGACCATATCTCGATGAACCTCTGGAGATAGAGATCCGTCCTGCCGCCGAAGTACCCCTGCACCGCCCCCGCCGCAACGCCCACGATCGATGAAATTATGGTGAGGCACAGGCCGAAGAGGACCGAGATGCGAAAGCCGTAAATCAGCCTCGCCGTAACGTCGCGCCCCTGATCGTCGGTCCCGAGCCAGTTCACCCGCGTCGGCGGCGAGGGGACGGGGACGTCAAGCTCCTTGTTGGGAGTGTCGTAGCTGAAGGGTATCGGCGGCCAGAGCAGCCAGCCCCTTTCCTCGATGAGCGCCTTGACGGAAGGATCCTTGTAGTCCGCCTCGGTGTCGAAGATTCCTCCGAAGTCGCTTTCGGGGTAGGAGAAAAAGACCGGCGCGTAGAGCCTGGAGTCGTACCGGACGAGGAGCGGCTTGTCGTTGGCCAGAAACTCCGCGAAGAGGCTGAGGGTGAAGATTACGAGGAATATCCAGAGCGACCAGTAGCCCCGCCTGTTGGCCCGGAAATTCTCCAGCCTTCTTCGCCCGATGGGGGAGAGGCGCGGGAAGCGGAGGAATTTTCCCGCCATCAGCCCTCCCTCTTCTCGAAATCTATCCTCGGGTCGATGAACATGTAGGTCAGGTCGCTGACGAGGTTCATCACAAGGCCGAGAAGGGTGAAGAAGTAGAGGGTGCCGAACATCACCGGGTAGTCGCGGCTTATCGCCGCCTCGAAGCCGAGGAGGCCGAGGCCGTCGAGAGAGAAGATGACCTCGATGAGCAGCGAGCCGGTGAAGAAGATCGAGACGAAAGCCGCGGGGAAACCGGCCACGACGATGAGCATCGCGTTCCTAAAGACGTGGCCGTAGAGGATTTTTTGCTCGGAGAGCCCCTTCGCCCTAGCGGTGGTGACGTACTGCTTGTGTATCTCGTCCATGAAGGAGTTTTTGGTAAGCATCGTCAGGCTGGCGAAGCCGCCCACCACCATAGCCGTCGTCGGCAGGGCCATGTGCCAGAAATAGTCGAGAATCTTTCCGCCGGGCGAGAGGGAGGACCAGTTCTCCGAGACTATTCCGCGCAGGGGAAACCAGTTCAGGAAGGTGCCGCCCGCGAAGAGGACGATCAGGAGGATGCCGAAGAGAAAGGCGGGCACCGCGTAGCCCACGATCACCGCCATGCTGGTCGCCACGTCGAAGCGCGAGCCGTCGCGCACCGCTTTGGCTATGCCGAGCGGTATCGAGATGAAGTAGATGAGGAAGGTGGACCAGAGGCCGAGAGAGATCGAGACGGGGAGCTTCTCTATCACCAGTTCCGCGACCGAGCGGTCGCGGTAGAAGCTATTGCCGAAGTCGAAGACCAGATAGTTCTTCATCATCAGCAAAAAACGCTCGCCGACCGGCTTGTCGAGGCCGAACTGTTTTTCGAGCTGTTTGATGAGCGCCGGATCGATGCCCCTCGCGCCCCTGCTGGAATCCGCTCCGGGCGGAGCCGAGGAGACTCCTCCCGCCTCGGAGCCGGAAGAGCCGCCGACGCGGGCGGTTGCGCCGACGCCCTTTCCCTTGAGCTGCGAGATTATCTGCTCGACCGGCCCGCCGGGGGCGGCCTGCACGATCAGGAAATTGAGCAGCATAATCCCCACAAGCGTGGGGATTATGAGCAGCAGGCGTCTCGCTACGTAGGCCAGCAATTATCCGCCTAACCTATTTCGGGGCCGCAAGCGACCACCAGGCGTCCACCGGAAGCTCGTAGGGCGGTGTGACCGGCGGTATCCCGAACTTGTTCCAGTAGGCCACGCGCCAGCTGGATATGTGCCACTGGGGGATGACGTAATAGCCGTAGAGGAGGACGCGGTCGAGCGCCTTCGTCCTTGCGACGAGGCTCTCGCGGCTCTTGGCGGAAATCACCAGTTCCACCAGCTCGTCCACCACCGGGTCCCTGACTCCGATGGTGTTGCGGCTCCCGTTGATTCCGGCCGATTTAGAGGTCCAGAAATCCCGCTGCTCGTTGCCGGGCGAGAGGGACTGGCCGAAGACCTCGACGGTCATGTCGAAGTCGAAGGTCTCCATCCGCTTTTCGTACTGGGTCGGGTCTATGGTGCGCACCTTCGCCTCGATGCCGAGCCTTTCGAGGTTCTTGGCGAAGGGTAGGGAGATGCGCTCGAAGGCGGGGTTTTCGAGGAGTATCTCGAAGGAAAATACCTCTCCTCCGGCGTTCCTGAGCTTTCCGTCCACCACCTTCCACCCCGCCTCTTCGAGGAGGTTTTTGGCGGTGAGGAGGTTGTCGCGCAGCTTCTTGTTCACCTCGTTCGCGTCGTTCCCAGCGAAGGAGGGGGGCTGGTACTCCGTGGTGAAGACCTCTCCGGGGATGCGCCCCTTGTATTTTTTAAGTATTTCAAGTTCCTCGCCCGTCGGCAGGCCGGTTGAGGCCAGATCGGAGTTGTCGAAATAGGAGTCGGTGCGGGTATAGGAGTTATGGAAGAGCTGCTTGTTGGCCGACTCGAAATCGAAGGCGTAGGAGAGGGCCTTTCGCACCTTCGGATCGGCGAAAAGGGCTTTTCGGGTGTTGAAGGCGAAACCCTGCATCCCGCTGGAGTTCTTGTGGGGAATCTCCTTCAATATTACCTTCCCCTCCTTCACCGCCGGGAAATCGTAGCCGGTCGCCCAGGTCTTCGCGGTGTTCTCGGCGCGAAAGTCGTATTCGCCCGCCTTGAAGGCCTCAAGCGCCACCGTCTGGTCCCTGTAGTAATCCACCCGTATCGTGTCGAAGTTGTTCTTGCCGACGTTGACCGGCAGGTCTTTTCCCCAGTAGGAGGGGTTTCTGCGGTAGACGATGGAGCGGCCGGGGTCCACGGAATCGACCTTGTAGGGGCCGGAGCCCAGCAGCGGGTCGAGGGTGGTCTTCTCGAAATCCCGGTTGGCGAAAAAGCTCTTCGAGAGCACCGGCATTTCGCCGATTATCAGGGGAAGCTCGCGGTTGTCGCCCTCGGCGAAGGTGAACTTCACCTCGTTCGTCCCTTCCTTCTGGGCTTTTTTAACCGAGGAATAGTAGGCGCGGTAAAAGGGGTGGCCCTTCTCTTTCAGCGTCTCGAAGGTGAAGATTACGTCCTCGGCGGTAACGGGCTTGCCATCGGAGAAGGTCGCTTTGGGGTTTAATTTGAATTTGACGAAGGAGCGGTCCTTCGGGACCTCGATCGCTTCGGCTATGAGGCCGTACATCGTGAAAGGCTCGTCCTCGGACCTGACGAGAAGGGTGTCGAAGGTCCTGCCGATGCCCGTCGGCGCTACCCCCTTGAGGATGAAGGGGTTGAGGTTGTCGAAGGTGCCTATCGCGTGGGTGCGCATTGCCCCGCCCTTCGGGGCGGCCGGGTTCACGTAAGCGAAGTGCTTGAAGGCCGGGCCGTACTTCGGCTCTCCGTGCATGGCGAGCGCGTGGGTCCCGGCGAAAGCGGGCAGAGCCGCCAGAAGCGCGGCGGCGGCGAAAAAAAGTCTCTTTGGCATGGTGCTCTTTCCCTCGGATTGGCCGGTAAGCGGCAACTTGTAATTTTCCAGCCGAAACCTTTGCTTGTAAAGAACTGATTTTCGGCGAGAGACGCCAAAAACCGCTACGCGACGTTTTTGAACACCCTCCTGCACCGTCAATTATTGCCGGAGCCTTTAAACTCCAGTGAGAACAGGCGGTTTTGGGTTGCTACCAACTGAGGTTTGGTGAAATAATGCGCCTTCACTGCGGCTGTGGATAAAATTTTACTGACGGAGACGACATGCGCCCGACGGAAGACGTTCACGTAAGATCGACAACCCCGATAATCGCGCCGGAGGCCTTAAAGCAGGTTTTCCCGGCTCCCGACGGGGGGTTTGAGCTGGTCGCGAAGGCCAGGGAGAAGGTGGCCTCCGTAGTCCACGGCGAAAAGTCCGCGGTTCTCGCCATCGTCGGCCCCTGCTCGATACACGATCCCGCGGCGGCCCTCGATTACGCGGAGAGGCTGGCGAAGCTCTCGGGCGAGCTCGGCGGAAAAGTCCTGGTCATCATGCGCGCCTACTTCGAGAAGCCGCGTACCGCCGTTGGGTGGAAGGGGCTCGTCAACGACCCCGACCTCAACGAATCCAACCGCATCTCAAAGGGCCTCGGCGTCGCCAGAAGGCTCCTTTGCGAGATAACGGCGATGGGACTTCCGATAGCCACCGAGACCCTGAGCCCCGTATATCCCCAGTATTTCGCCGATCTCATAAGCTGGGGGAGTCTCGGCGCGAGGACCACCCAGTCCCAGACCCACCGCGAGATGGTCAGCGGGCTCAGCTTCCCCGTTGGGTTCAAGAACCCGACCAGCGGAGACCTCACCGTCGCACTCGACGCCATGCGCTCCGCGAGGTCCAGCCACAGCTTTCTGGGCATAAGCCACGACGGGCGAACCGCGATAGTCGAAACCTCGGGCAACCGCAACGGGCACCTTGTCCTTCGCGGCAGCGACGGCGGCCCCAATTACGGCCCCTCCCACATGGAGGAGGCCTCGCGCAGATTGAAGGAAGGGTCGCTGCCCCCCGGAATAATCGTCGATTGCAGCCACGGCAACTCGAACAAGGACTACAGGCGGCAGGAAGAGGCGCTGGAGAGCGTACTGAAGCAGATATCCGAGGGTTCCGGCATTTGCGGCTTCATGCTCGAAAGTTTCCTTGAACCGGGGAGCCAGAAACTCGCCGACCCGAAGGACCTGAAATACGGAGTTTCCATAACCGACGCCTGTATTGACTGGGCCACTACCGAGAGACTGCTCAGGAGAGTCGGAGAAGTTTTGGGTTAAACGTCGCGATAAACCCCAGACTGAAAAAGGCCCCGGAAGGGGCCTTTTCATGTCAAAGGCATATGGAACGGCGCGGCTACTCTTCCAGCATGTCGGCGAGGGCTTGAAGTCTCGGCGTGCCTCTGGTCGAGGCGAAGCAGACCGCGAGGTCGCGGGACATGGGCTTGTCCAGTGAGAATTCGAGGTCGCAGAGCTTCTCGACGGAGCCGCCGATAAGTTCCACCGCCATTTCGAGGGCGCGGACGCCAGAGGCCATAGCGTACTTCTCCACGAAATCCTCCCCCTCCGGCGAAGTCTCTATCGCGCGCTTGAGGGCGGCCTTCTCTTCGGGGGTTCCCCGGTGGTGTATCTGGGAGACGAGGATGTTGTGGCTCTTTCTGGTCAGGTCGAACTCGAAATCGGTTATGTCGTCGATTATCTGAAAGGCGGTGCCGAGGTCTTTTATCGCCTGGGCCGCCTCCGCCAACTCGGCGAAGAGGTCTTCCCCTTCAAGGATGGAGGGGGCCACGGTGGCGAGGCCGAAGAGCATCCCCCCGCGAACGCCGTGAACCTTCTTGACCATCTCCTCGGGGGAGGGGATATCCTCGACCCCGCTTTCCTCCGAGCCTTCGAGAGAGCCGATTGCCGCCAGCTTGTCCAGAAGGCCCTTCTGGATCTCGGAGAAGAGCTGTTCGTCCAGAATCCCCTTCGCTACCGCCCTTGAGCCGATCTTTGCCACCAGCCTCTCGAAACACATCAATTGCAGCACCGAGTGATAGACGCTTCCCCCGCCCTGCGCGATGGGCAAAAAGGCCTTGTCCTCGCCGTCGAAGAGGTTGTCGGCGGCTGCGGTGGTGCCCATGATGCAGTAGTTGAGCTCCGCGTAAAAATCAAGCCGCGTCCGGCTGATGCCGAGGGATTTGAGTATCAGGGTGAAAAGGGTGATGAAGAAGTACCTCTGGGCGAACTCGGAATCGTCCTCGGGGGCGAGCTCGCGCACAAGCACAGGGTCGAGCCGGGTGGAGTCGATTATGAGGGGCAGATCGGCGTAGAGCCTGCCGACCGCGCCCTTCTGTATGGCGAGGGCGTCGGCGAATTCCTCTTCGCCGAGCGCTTCTATCACCATATTGAGTTTTTCAAGGTCCCGGAAAACTGGAGAGAGGGTCATTTAAAACTCCCGATAAGGTTCGCTGCTCGGATATTTCCCAGCTTACAGCCTTGCTATTCTATTTCGGGACCGCCGGGAGTGCAACGTCAAGTTCCACGGGGCTCAAAAAACATTCGCCCGACGTTTTTTAACAGCCTCCCGGTCACAGAAGAAGAGTTTCAGGAAGGCTCTGTGCCCGAAGCGCCTTTTGGATTATCTCCTTCGTTTCCGGGGCGGACCCCGCCCGAAGGAGTTTCCCCCTGATTTTAACCAGTTCGGAGGCGTTGACGCACTGGATGAAGCGGCGGATCTTGAGGATCGCCGAAGGGGTGACTGAAATTTCCGTGTAGCCGAGGGCGAGGAGGGCGGCGGCGCCGACGGGGGTGGCCGCCAGCTCGCCGCAGACGCTGAGGGGCTTTTTTGCCTTCTTCGCCCTTTTGGAAAGATCCCAGAGGGTGCGGAGCACCGCCGGGTGCATCGGGTCGTAAATGTGCGCTACCTTGCGGTTGCCCCGATCTACGGCGAGAAGGTACTGGGTGAGGTCGTTGGTGCCTATGGAAAAGAAATCCGCGAAGGGCAGGAGCTTGTCGAACATTATCGCGGCGGCGGGCACCTCTATCATCGCGCCCACGCTCACGTTTCCGGCAGAATCGCGCCCGGTTTTCTTCTTTTCCTCCTCCACGATTTCAAGCGCCCATTGCAGTTCGGCGAGGTCCGTCACCATGGGAAAAAGGATATTCACCGGGCCGTGGGCGCTGGCCCGGAGCATTGCCCGCACCTGCTCGCAAAAGACCTCCTTGAGGCCGAAGCTCATGCGCAGGGAGCGAAAACCCATCTGGGGATTCTCTTCGTGGCCGAGGGGGAGGTAGGGAAGGGGCTTGTCGCCGCCTATGTCGAGGGTGCGGAAGGTCACCGGAAGGCCCTGCATTATCTTCACCGCGCGGGAATAGACCTCGTACTGGGCCTGCTCGCTGGGCAGATCCTGCCTCACGAGGAAGGGGAACTCCGTACGGTAGAGGCCGATTCCTTCCGCGCCTCTCTCCTTTATCCTCGGAGCGTCGCTGAGGAGGGCCGCGTTGCCCTTGAGGGTGATATATTCTCCGTCCTTCGTCCGGGAAGGCTTTTTAAGATGCGCGCGAAGCTTTGCCCCGGCGCTTTGCATCTCTTTTTCCAGACGCTCGTACTCCTCGCTTACCGCTTCTCCCGGTTCGAGGTAGAGCATGCCGGTGTTCCCGTCCAGAATCGCGCTCCTGACCTCCTCCAGTCCATTCAGGTCGCCGTCTATCCCGACGATGGCGGGGACTCCCGCCGCCCGGCAGAGTATCACCGCGTGGGAATTGAGGCCGCTCTGGGTAAGGGCGACGCCCTTCAGGCCGGGCTGGATGAGGGCTGCTATCTGCGAAGGGGTGGTATCGGAGGCGAGGACGATGGTCGGCTCCTGAAAGGATTTGGGCTTTTGCGCCTCCTCCATCATCAGGTGGCCGATAATCCGGTGGGCCAGGTCGCGGATGTCGGCCGCCCTGTCGCGAAGGAAGGTATCCTCCATCGCAAGAAAGGCGTCAATGTACTCGTGGGCAACCCCGACCACGGCCCGGACGGGCCCCTCCCCCTCCGAGATGCGGCTTTTTACCTTGTCCCGGAGCCCCTTGTCCTGAAGCATCAGGAGGTGGGCGTGGAAAATCTCTCCGTCGGCCTCGCTCAGCGCCCCGCTGACCTTGTCCCGCAGGGCGGCGATGTCTCCCTCGGCCTTCTCCATCGCCTCCTCGAAGCGGCCGAGCCCCTCCTCCACCGAGGCGCAGGGGCATTCGCCCATCGCGTCGAGGTCCATCTTCTCCTTCATGATCAGGAGGCGGCCGCGGCCGAAGCCGGGGCTGGCGGGAGTGCCCTTTAGAAACCCCGGCTGTTCGGCGCGGGGAGAGGGCCTTTTCGCATGCGAGGCGGTCTTCGCCGAGAGCATGGCCGAGGCCATTACCCCGGAAAGCTGCCCGGCGACGGCGACAAGCATTCTCACCTCGTCAGGGGTGAAGAACCTTCTTTCCTTCGTCTGGAGGGAGAGAACCCCGATCGGGTTTCCGAAGTAGAGAACCGGAATGCCCAGAAAGCTGGAAAGGGCGTTTTCGCTTATCCCATCGAAGTATTTGAAATCGGGGTGGGAACCGGCGTCCTCCACGTTTACGGGGGCGTTTTGCCTGAAGGTGAGGCCGGTGAGGCCCTCCCACGGGGTCATTCTGACCTTTTTGAGCGCCAGGGGGAGAAGTCCCCGCGTCGCCTTAAGGACAAGCTCGCCCTCCTCGAAGAAGAATATCGAGACGACATCCACCCGAAGCCGCGTGGAGATCAGTTCGACCACTCTTTCGAGGGCTTTTTGAATCTCCTTCGTCTCCGCGATGGTGAAGGATATTTCCTCCAGGAGGATCAGTTCCTTGTTTTCAGTCAAAGGCTTTCCTTAAATATCGCTCGCGCGAAAACGCTGTGGCGGATGTACTGACCGGATTCATCTATAAAGAGTTTACCGGCAAAACGCCAAATGAGTACCGGCTTACTGCCGTTTCAGCGCTTCGGCGGCCAGTTCGCCGACCCTTTTGGCGAAATCGGAGGGGTTTTCCATCTTCGTCCCCTCGGAAACCAGCGCCAGTTCGTAGAGGAGCTGCGCGTACCCGGCGAGCCTCGGAGACTCGGGTTCTCTCTCGTAGACACTCTTCAGACCTGCGAGCAGCGGATGTCCGAGGTTTACTTCCAGAGTCCTCTTCGCTTCGGGAAATCCCTGCCCGGTGGCTTTGAGCATCTTGACCATCAGGGCGCTCATCTCCTGCTCCTCCGCGCAGAGGCAGGAGGCGGAGTCGGCCAGACGGTGGGAGGGCCGCACCCCCTTCACCTTGTCGCCGAGGGTTTTTTTGAGGAAATCCACGAGGCCCGAATACTCCTTTTCTTTCTCCGGCTCCTCCTCCCCTGCTATGTCGAGGTCTCCCTTTTCCGCGCTCCTGAAGGCCTTGCCGGAGTATTCCCCGAGAGACTCGGTGA from bacterium includes the following:
- a CDS encoding 3-deoxy-7-phosphoheptulonate synthase → MRPTEDVHVRSTTPIIAPEALKQVFPAPDGGFELVAKAREKVASVVHGEKSAVLAIVGPCSIHDPAAALDYAERLAKLSGELGGKVLVIMRAYFEKPRTAVGWKGLVNDPDLNESNRISKGLGVARRLLCEITAMGLPIATETLSPVYPQYFADLISWGSLGARTTQSQTHREMVSGLSFPVGFKNPTSGDLTVALDAMRSARSSHSFLGISHDGRTAIVETSGNRNGHLVLRGSDGGPNYGPSHMEEASRRLKEGSLPPGIIVDCSHGNSNKDYRRQEEALESVLKQISEGSGICGFMLESFLEPGSQKLADPKDLKYGVSITDACIDWATTERLLRRVGEVLG
- a CDS encoding class 1 isoprenoid biosynthesis enzyme, encoding MTLSPVFRDLEKLNMVIEALGEEEFADALAIQKGAVGRLYADLPLIIDSTRLDPVLVRELAPEDDSEFAQRYFFITLFTLILKSLGISRTRLDFYAELNYCIMGTTAAADNLFDGEDKAFLPIAQGGGSVYHSVLQLMCFERLVAKIGSRAVAKGILDEQLFSEIQKGLLDKLAAIGSLEGSEESGVEDIPSPEEMVKKVHGVRGGMLFGLATVAPSILEGEDLFAELAEAAQAIKDLGTAFQIIDDITDFEFDLTRKSHNILVSQIHHRGTPEEKAALKRAIETSPEGEDFVEKYAMASGVRALEMAVELIGGSVEKLCDLEFSLDKPMSRDLAVCFASTRGTPRLQALADMLEE
- a CDS encoding ABC transporter ATP-binding protein: MTAPLLEVKDLSVSFHTPYGEVVAVRKVSFSLKKGETLALVGESGSGKSVSALSILKLLPYAQASHPSGEILFDGEDILKAPQERLQKVRGGRIGMVFQEPMTSLNPLHRVGRQISETLVIHRGMRPGEARRKSLELLSLVGIPDPETKIDAFPHELSGGQRQRVMIAMALANEPDLLIADEPTTALDVTIQAQILNLLKDLQKRFGMAVLIITHDLGIVERFADRVAVMTGGEIVEEGKTANVFASPRHPYTQKLLSSELGFNPDEPPPDSDIVISGEKVKVWFPIKKGFFRKVAGYVKAVEEVDVEVRRGHTLGIVGESGSGKTTLALALSRLLSSEGAITLGGRRIDALGRRELRPLRREIQIVFQDPFGSLSPRLSAREIIEEGLLVHNIGATPEERDALVVEALEQVGMDPASRFRYPHEFSGGQRQRIAIARALVLKPSVLILDEPTSALDRSVQAKLVELLRGLKKRLGLTYLFISHDLKVVRALADEIVVMKDGLIVEKGPAKKVFEEPEHPYTRKLLLAALKIEAG
- a CDS encoding ABC transporter substrate-binding protein; the protein is MPKRLFFAAAALLAALPAFAGTHALAMHGEPKYGPAFKHFAYVNPAAPKGGAMRTHAIGTFDNLNPFILKGVAPTGIGRTFDTLLVRSEDEPFTMYGLIAEAIEVPKDRSFVKFKLNPKATFSDGKPVTAEDVIFTFETLKEKGHPFYRAYYSSVKKAQKEGTNEVKFTFAEGDNRELPLIIGEMPVLSKSFFANRDFEKTTLDPLLGSGPYKVDSVDPGRSIVYRRNPSYWGKDLPVNVGKNNFDTIRVDYYRDQTVALEAFKAGEYDFRAENTAKTWATGYDFPAVKEGKVILKEIPHKNSSGMQGFAFNTRKALFADPKVRKALSYAFDFESANKQLFHNSYTRTDSYFDNSDLASTGLPTGEELEILKKYKGRIPGEVFTTEYQPPSFAGNDANEVNKKLRDNLLTAKNLLEEAGWKVVDGKLRNAGGEVFSFEILLENPAFERISLPFAKNLERLGIEAKVRTIDPTQYEKRMETFDFDMTVEVFGQSLSPGNEQRDFWTSKSAGINGSRNTIGVRDPVVDELVELVISAKSRESLVARTKALDRVLLYGYYVIPQWHISSWRVAYWNKFGIPPVTPPYELPVDAWWSLAAPK
- the ptsP gene encoding phosphoenolpyruvate--protein phosphotransferase; amino-acid sequence: MTENKELILLEEISFTIAETKEIQKALERVVELISTRLRVDVVSIFFFEEGELVLKATRGLLPLALKKVRMTPWEGLTGLTFRQNAPVNVEDAGSHPDFKYFDGISENALSSFLGIPVLYFGNPIGVLSLQTKERRFFTPDEVRMLVAVAGQLSGVMASAMLSAKTASHAKRPSPRAEQPGFLKGTPASPGFGRGRLLIMKEKMDLDAMGECPCASVEEGLGRFEEAMEKAEGDIAALRDKVSGALSEADGEIFHAHLLMLQDKGLRDKVKSRISEGEGPVRAVVGVAHEYIDAFLAMEDTFLRDRAADIRDLAHRIIGHLMMEEAQKPKSFQEPTIVLASDTTPSQIAALIQPGLKGVALTQSGLNSHAVILCRAAGVPAIVGIDGDLNGLEEVRSAILDGNTGMLYLEPGEAVSEEYERLEKEMQSAGAKLRAHLKKPSRTKDGEYITLKGNAALLSDAPRIKERGAEGIGLYRTEFPFLVRQDLPSEQAQYEVYSRAVKIMQGLPVTFRTLDIGGDKPLPYLPLGHEENPQMGFRSLRMSFGLKEVFCEQVRAMLRASAHGPVNILFPMVTDLAELQWALEIVEEEKKKTGRDSAGNVSVGAMIEVPAAAIMFDKLLPFADFFSIGTNDLTQYLLAVDRGNRKVAHIYDPMHPAVLRTLWDLSKRAKKAKKPLSVCGELAATPVGAAALLALGYTEISVTPSAILKIRRFIQCVNASELVKIRGKLLRAGSAPETKEIIQKALRAQSLPETLLL
- a CDS encoding microcin C ABC transporter permease YejB, which encodes MLAYVARRLLLIIPTLVGIMLLNFLIVQAAPGGPVEQIISQLKGKGVGATARVGGSSGSEAGGVSSAPPGADSSRGARGIDPALIKQLEKQFGLDKPVGERFLLMMKNYLVFDFGNSFYRDRSVAELVIEKLPVSISLGLWSTFLIYFISIPLGIAKAVRDGSRFDVATSMAVIVGYAVPAFLFGILLIVLFAGGTFLNWFPLRGIVSENWSSLSPGGKILDYFWHMALPTTAMVVGGFASLTMLTKNSFMDEIHKQYVTTARAKGLSEQKILYGHVFRNAMLIVVAGFPAAFVSIFFTGSLLIEVIFSLDGLGLLGFEAAISRDYPVMFGTLYFFTLLGLVMNLVSDLTYMFIDPRIDFEKREG
- a CDS encoding ABC transporter permease, with product MAGKFLRFPRLSPIGRRRLENFRANRRGYWSLWIFLVIFTLSLFAEFLANDKPLLVRYDSRLYAPVFFSYPESDFGGIFDTEADYKDPSVKALIEERGWLLWPPIPFSYDTPNKELDVPVPSPPTRVNWLGTDDQGRDVTARLIYGFRISVLFGLCLTIISSIVGVAAGAVQGYFGGRTDLYLQRFIEIWSGLPVLYLLIILSSVVEPNFLLLLGLMLLFSWMGLVGIVRAEFLRARNFDYVRAARALGVSDAVIIWRHVLPNAMVATITFLPFILTSSITTLTSLDFLGFGMPPGSPSLGEILNQGKANLQAPWLGITSFVLLAFTLSLLIFIGEAARDAFDARKSIPNTTAENEELLQTVGKA